From Saprospiraceae bacterium, one genomic window encodes:
- a CDS encoding carboxy terminal-processing peptidase: protein MNSKKTWFFVVPILMGLFYFTTQCRPSHPPGSKEQLLLQLIYKQSQAYHYQPPVIDDSFSAKAYEQYLKNMDSGKRFLTKEDLQKLEKYKSLMDDHFREGNLEMFDKSVELLQNAIKKVEKYYIEILDSKFKLDASGEIEMDADKRDWASNDRELREFWQKTLQYDFLSRYYDAMYPEEGKKEERPQDSVVLGIKNDIKESMANWFKRMNQLTRADRFEIYVNTLIHIYDPHTDFLNPKDKEDFNINMSGKLEGIGARLQTEKEYTKVSSIVPGGPAWKQKELETNDIIMGVQQKDKEMVDIKGMLIDEVVKMIRGKKGTEVTLKVKKKDGLIKEITILRDEVMMDEGFARSALLKYDQIEGTVGYLNLPRFYADFENPNGASCARDVQKEIRKLKAEGVQSLIFDLRNNGGGSLQEVVEMAGLFFEKGPVVQVKDKDRVSPYQDTDPGVEFEGPMVVLVNGYSASASEILAACLQDYKRAVIIGNGSTFGKGTVQRFINLDRIPGNDEYKPLGEMKITIQKYYRVNGGSVQLKGVEPDIVLPELYSYVETGEKEYDNSMPYDVIKSLDSYQNTFVISNLDEIKKKSKERVLKQIEFQKADQQAKLLKELRDKTKYLLDFAQFKKEMEVRKSTSKIYDDEVRKPIESLKTENLQADLTYIQSDTSRTTRNEDFLNYIKKDIYIAESIKVLSDIRDR from the coding sequence ATGAATTCGAAAAAAACATGGTTTTTTGTTGTGCCCATTTTGATGGGCCTGTTTTATTTTACCACCCAATGCCGCCCATCTCACCCGCCGGGCTCCAAGGAGCAATTGCTCCTGCAACTAATTTACAAACAAAGTCAGGCTTATCATTACCAGCCACCTGTCATTGATGATTCCTTTAGCGCAAAGGCCTATGAGCAATACCTCAAAAATATGGATTCAGGGAAGAGGTTTTTGACCAAAGAAGATCTCCAAAAATTGGAAAAGTACAAATCACTTATGGATGATCACTTTCGCGAAGGCAATTTAGAGATGTTTGACAAATCCGTCGAATTGCTGCAAAATGCCATCAAGAAAGTTGAGAAGTATTACATTGAAATATTGGATTCGAAATTCAAATTGGATGCTTCAGGAGAAATTGAAATGGATGCCGACAAAAGGGATTGGGCTTCCAACGACCGTGAGTTGAGAGAATTCTGGCAAAAAACCCTGCAATACGATTTTTTGTCCAGGTACTATGATGCGATGTATCCGGAAGAAGGTAAAAAAGAAGAAAGGCCCCAGGATTCTGTTGTGCTTGGGATCAAAAACGACATCAAAGAGAGCATGGCCAATTGGTTTAAAAGGATGAACCAACTGACAAGGGCCGATCGATTTGAGATTTACGTCAATACCCTGATTCATATTTATGATCCTCACACTGATTTTCTAAATCCAAAGGATAAGGAAGATTTTAACATCAATATGTCCGGAAAACTGGAAGGAATTGGTGCCAGACTTCAGACCGAAAAAGAATACACCAAGGTCAGTTCGATCGTGCCGGGTGGTCCTGCCTGGAAACAAAAAGAACTTGAAACCAATGATATCATAATGGGTGTTCAACAAAAGGATAAGGAGATGGTGGACATCAAAGGAATGTTGATTGATGAGGTGGTTAAAATGATACGGGGTAAAAAAGGTACAGAAGTCACACTGAAAGTAAAGAAAAAAGATGGTCTCATCAAAGAGATTACGATTCTTAGAGATGAAGTGATGATGGACGAGGGATTTGCCAGGTCTGCTCTCTTAAAATACGATCAAATAGAAGGGACCGTCGGTTATTTGAATTTGCCGAGATTTTATGCAGATTTTGAAAATCCAAATGGAGCCAGTTGTGCCAGAGATGTTCAAAAGGAAATCAGGAAATTAAAAGCAGAAGGTGTCCAAAGTCTTATTTTTGATCTTCGCAACAACGGAGGCGGCTCTTTGCAGGAAGTCGTGGAAATGGCCGGACTGTTTTTTGAAAAAGGACCTGTCGTCCAGGTAAAGGATAAGGATCGCGTAAGTCCATACCAGGACACCGACCCGGGTGTAGAATTTGAAGGTCCAATGGTGGTTTTGGTCAATGGTTATTCTGCATCCGCTTCTGAGATTCTTGCGGCCTGTTTGCAAGATTATAAAAGAGCAGTCATCATTGGCAATGGCTCCACCTTTGGAAAAGGTACTGTACAGCGATTTATTAATTTGGACAGAATTCCAGGTAATGATGAGTACAAACCTCTGGGTGAAATGAAAATCACCATCCAGAAATATTATCGCGTGAACGGTGGGTCTGTTCAATTGAAGGGAGTCGAGCCAGATATTGTTCTTCCTGAATTGTATTCCTATGTGGAAACTGGCGAAAAGGAATACGACAACTCCATGCCTTACGATGTCATCAAGAGTTTGGATTCTTATCAAAATACCTTTGTCATATCAAATCTTGACGAAATCAAAAAAAAGAGCAAGGAAAGGGTTTTAAAACAAATAGAATTTCAAAAGGCAGACCAGCAAGCAAAACTGTTAAAAGAGCTTAGAGACAAAACGAAATATTTATTGGATTTTGCCCAGTTTAAAAAAGAAATGGAAGTCAGAAAATCCACTTCAAAAATATACGATGATGAGGTCAGAAAACCCATCGAATCTTTAAAAACTGAAAACCTGCAAGCTGATTTGACCTATATTCAATCCGATACATCCCGAACTACCAGGAATGAGGATTTTCTCAATTACATTAAAAAAGACATTTATATTGCAGAGTCTATAAAGGTGCTTTCTGACATCAGGGACCGATAA